Within Verrucomicrobiota bacterium, the genomic segment CGGCACCCACGAGCCGGCGACGGCGTGGCCGGGACTCGACTCCGACTTTTACGCGGCCGAGTACGCGCTCGAACGCATGGGCTTTGCCCGCCTGCCGGGCGAGACGTTCGGCGCGTGGCTGGCGCGGCTCGAACGCGCGTCGCTCGCGCATGTGCGCGCCCTGCGCGAGCCGCTTGCATTGCATTACCGGCTCCGCTTCGACCCGCGCGGGCTCGACGCCGAAGGGCGCGCGGCTTTGAAGGCCACCGTCCAGCAGTGGCTCGCCCGTGCTTCAAAGTGACGGGCCGGATCCAGCCGACCCGATTCCCCAAAAAGAACGCGGCGGGCCGTTTCCAGCCCGCCGCGGTGATCTGGTTCGAAGCCGCCCTA encodes:
- a CDS encoding DUF4129 domain-containing protein, producing GTHEPATAWPGLDSDFYAAEYALERMGFARLPGETFGAWLARLERASLAHVRALREPLALHYRLRFDPRGLDAEGRAALKATVQQWLARASK